The Hymenobacter swuensis DY53 genome includes the window GCGCGGAGTGGAAAGGCAGTGAGAAGTTCTATGGTGTGCTTACTGGCGGAATAGAGCCATAAAAAAGGCCCGCATTACCGAATGGTAGTGCGGACCTTTTTTATGATGCTTTTCAGTGTGGCCGGAAAAGTTCTATGGCCTTCAATGCCTTACTAATTCAACGATACTTGGCCCAGATCAGTGCTTTGGTCGTTGACCACGTTTACGTTAGGCAATACCTTGCTCTTGTACGCAGGTTGGCCAACTGGTGCAACAGTAGTCGGGTAGAGCTCGACGCGGTAAGTGCCGGAGGGCAAGGCGTAGAGTTGAAACGCGCCGGACGCATCAGCGGTAGTGCTGAACGTGTCGGGTAAGGTGATGGAAGAACGGATAGCCAACACCTGCGGCAGGGCCGCTGCCGGTGTTATTGTCCCGCGCAGACCACCTTTAATATCTTGGGCAACCACCCGCACTACAGGCTTGAGCAGATACCGTTCCTTCTTATCGTTGTTGGGGTTCCAGTTGCCGCGCTCTACGATGGACTTCGCTACGTCGAAATCCAGCAGGAGCTGGTAGGTTTCCCGGTTGCGGAGCGTGGCTTTGTCCAGCTTGAGCTTCACCCCGGAGGTCTGGCCGCTGGGCGTTTTCAGATCATAGCGCTGACCGTCCCGGCCGATGACGTAGCTGTTGGGGCCGAGCAACAGGCGAATTTCTTTCAGGTCGCCGGCGGCGAAATCGGTATTAACTAGCAAGGCCGACCGACCGTTAACGTATTCCATCACGTTGATGGCTTGGGCCTGGAACGGGAGCGTCTGCCACCCGTCGGGGTTGCCCTCATCCAAGGTGTGTACTTCAATTTGACGCACATCCAGTACCACGGACTGGAAGTCGCCGGGGGCATCCATCAAGCGCACCTCAAGTTTGGCATTGCCAGCCGAGTTATTGTCGTTGCTACAGGCGGCCAGCCATAGGGGGGCCGATAAGAGCGCGTATGCGAAGGGGCGAAAAACAGTCATGGGAAGAACGGTTTGGACAAAAAAGAACAGCTGATACCTGTACGAGGTATCAGCTGCCTGGGTGTAGCAAGAAGCTGGCCAGGTAAAGCCGCTTCAACGCGTAGGCTAAAATTCTATTGTCCCGTTCCGGTGCTATCGGTTTGGGTAGGCGCCTTGGGTTCTTCGGTGGGAGAAGGATCAGGCTTGGGAGCTTCGGCGGGTTTGGGGGCCGGCTTGGGTTTGCCGAAAAGGATGTTGTTGAGGCCCTGCTTGGCTTTGTCCTGCAACTTAGCTTGGGCTTCGAGGCGCTTCTTTTCCAGCTCCTGCTGTGCCTTGAGCGTGAACTCCTGCTGCTTGCGCTGCAACTCGCGCTGAAGACTGTCCTGAGCGACTTTGGCGCGGGCTTGTAGTTGCAGCTTCGCGTCATCTACCTTGGCTTGCACGATATTCTGGACGAGGTCTTTGGCTTGGGCTTTCACGCTACCAGTGGTGAGCTTCACCACCGGGTTTTTCATAGTGCCGCCGATATTAAGGCCCAGCGTCACACGGTCAGTGCCTTTGAGGTTCTGCACGCCGGTCAGCTGGGTGAGCTTGCTGTTGAGCTGGTTGCCAACCTGGCCGGTGGGCACGTTGAGGGCGGTTACGTATTCTAGGTTGCCGTTCACATTGCTGGAACCACCCACTGTCATTTTGATCTGGCCCACAGTGAAGTCGAAGGGCTTTACGATGAAGTTGCCATTGAGAATTTCGGCAGCCACATCCTTGTTCTCCACTACCAGTCGCTTTAACTCCTGGAATTGGGTCAGGTTACTGATCTGGTTGAGCGCAGTGGAGTTGCCTACAGCGGCTCTTATTACTTCAAACAGGCCCTTGCCGGTGAGGGTGCTGTACACGGGCATCATATCGGGGCCCATTTCCCCGCTCACGTTAAAGTTAGTGGAGAAGATGCCATCTACTTGCGAGGCCAGCGGCACCAGCGTCTTGATGGAGTTGAAGGCCTTGAAGGCGTTCTGGAAGTTGAGATTTTTGATGTTGAGCCCGAAGTTGAATTTCGGGTGCGCCAGGTTTTTGCTGCTGTAGCTGCCGTTGGTGGCAAACGCGCCGCCGAGGGTGTTAAAGGTCAGGTTGGAGAGGGTGGCCGTCTCGTCGCGAACGGTGACGGTGCCCTTCACGTTATCCAGCTTCAGGTTGTCGTACACCACTTGGCCCACGGTGGAGTTCAGGGCCAGATCCACAAACTTGGGAATCTGCAGAACGCCCTGGGCGGTGGCGGGGGCAGTGCCGCCGATAGCAGTGGTCTGGCCACTCACTTCATCCACCATCCACTCGTTTACATTGAAGCGGGAGCTGTTCACGGTGAGGGCGCCGCGCAGCGGCTGGCCGGGCGTGAACAGGTAGCCCATGTAGTTGGACAGGGTGCCGGAGGCCGCAATATCCGACGAACCCACCGAGCCGGTCATGTTCCGGAGGGCAATCTGGTTATTGTTGAAGGTGGCCGTGGCCTGGGTCACTTTCATACCCTGGGGCAGGTCGGTGCTCTTGTAAGTGACGTTGCGGGCATTCACCGTGCCCGAGGCTACTACTGATTGGTAGCGGCCAGCTTCGATGTCGGCCATGTTGCCTTTGGCCGCCACGTTGCCGTTGAGGCGGCCCGTTACGGTCATGCCCTGCAGCGGGAAGATGCGGGTGAGCTTGGTCAGGTCCACGGTGCCGTGCACGTCGGTATCGAAGGCAAGCTTATCCACGCCCTGAGTGGCCACGCGGCCTTCCAGCGGCTCGCCGTCCAGCAGCATCCGGAACTGCGGAATGCTCACGCGGGTGTCGTTGAGTTGGCCGGTGGGATTCGTGACGGTGCCGTTGAGGGTTAGGTTTTCAATGGATGCCGGGAACTGCTTGCTCTTGACGTAGCCATTGGTCAGATTCAAACGGGCCTGCACCACGGGCATCTGGGTTTTCGAGTACACGCCCTTGGCCGTAGCATCCACGAACAGCTTGCCGCGCAGCAGCAGGTCCTGCACGGGGTACACCTTTATCATTTCGGCCAGGTCCACGTTGGCCTTCACGCGGCCGTCCACCTTCATCGGCTCCAGCCCGTCGATGGCCACGTTGCCGTCGATGGGGTTGGTGCCCAAGTCTAAGTGAAACTGCTTCACGTTTACCTTCACGTTGTTGGTGAAGCCCGAGGGGTTATCCACCACCATGTCTACGTTGATGTTGCGGGCCTGCTGGGGCAACTGTGGGTATTTGAAGCTGCCATTCTTCACCTGCAGGTTCACGCCGTAGCCGGGCATCTTCACCGCGTTCTGTACACCCTTGAAATAACCATCAAAGGCCACCTTACCGCTGGCGTTCAGGTCCTTGAACTGCGCGTTGTAGGCCCCGGGCACCAGGCTCAGCAGGGTTTTGAAGTCGGTTTCGAGGGCCTTGAAGGTGAGGTCATAGGTGATGTCGGTGTCATTGGGCAGCCCGATGGTGCCCTGGAAGGTGGCTGGAAAGTCGTTCAGCTTCACCTTGTTGTCCTTGAACGTGAACAGCATCTTGTCCAGGTTCATGGCCAGGGTCACATCGGCGTCGAGGCGCTTGTTGGTCACGTACTCGGTGCCGTCGTACTGCATCGAGAAGCTTTCGGCCGTGGTCTGGCTGACCATATCGAAGATGTTCTGCTCGAAGTCGCCGGAACCCGAGTGGTTCACTCCCCGCAGCTGCATGCCGAAGGGAATGCTCAGGTCCTCGTAGCGCAGGCGGCCGTTATTAATATGCCAGCCCTGAATGGCCAGGCTCACGGCCGTAGTATCCTGCCCCTTGGCCGCCGCCGCCGAGTCCGACACGTACACGTCCCAGTTGGCCCGGCCGCTTTTCAACACCTTAATATGCAGGTCGGGCTGCTCCAGCGTGATGTTCTTGATTTTAATCTGGCTGCCGCGCACCACGCTCATCAGGTCCAGGCCCACCCGCACCTCGGGCAGGTAGGCCAGCGTATCGCGGGCAAAGGAATCCTGGCCAATCACGCGGAGTTGGTTCAGGCGCAAAGCCAAGTCGGGGAAGGTGCTGAGCAGGGTCACGTCCACATTAGCCGGGTCGTACTCCACCTTGGCCCGCACCCGCTGGGCCAGTTGCTGGTCTAAAGCAGCCTTAATCTTATCCTTGAACAGTACCGGGGCCAGGGCCAGGGCCGCTACTAGCAGAACCAGGAAAATCAGCAATCCGACAAAGAATTTGCGCATAGTGGTAGGAGGAAGGGAGAAGCAGAAACCGGCGTAACGGCGGAAAAAGGTGGCAGTCAGCTGGGTAAGGCAGTTGGCAAAAGTAAAACGAAACCAGCCGGAAGCCCGGCCGGAAGAGTAAAAAACCGGGCCAGAAGTTGCTATAAACGCACCGGCTAGTGGGCTTGGTGCCGAAAATCAGGAAAGAAAATGCCACTTTACACGCGTAGCAGTGGACCAACGCGTACCAAAGCTTCCGGTTCGCACGTTATGGTAGCAGCATTATGAGAGGTTTACGTCAGGTCCAGCATGCTCAGCGCCTGCGCTTCCGGAAACGGGGGCTGCTGCTGGCCGTTTGCGTAACGGGCGTAACCGGTGCGCATGCCCAGGACCTTTATTTTGCCCAGCCCTACGCCAACCGAATGCAGCTGAACCCGGCCTACGCCGGCCTGCTCGACGATTACAGCGTGACGCTCAGCTACCGCAACCAGTTTCCCACACTGGCCGGCACCTTTCAAACCAGCCAGTTGGCCGCCGACTACCGTTTCCGGGACCAGCGCAGCGCCGCCGGCCTGCTGGTGAACTACGACCGGACGGGCGGCGTGGGGTACACGCGCTTCCAGGCGGGCGGTGTGTATGCCTACCACCTGCGGCTGAACGAACAGTTGAGCCTGAGCGGCGGGGCCTCGGTGAGCTACGGCCTGCAACGCGTGAGCTACGGCAATCTGGTATTTGGCGACCAGTTGGGAGATGACGGGGTGGAGCGCGAATTCAGTCTGGAGGTAGCCGATTACCAGCCGGTGCATTACGTGACGGGCAGCGTAGGCGGGCTGCTGTATGGGGAGCGGTTCTGGCTGGGCGTTGCGGCCCACCACCTAAACCAACCGGATCTGGCTTTCGTCACGCAAACCACGCTGCCGCTGCGCCTTAACCTGCAGGGAGGATATAAACTGTACTTTGCCCGGACAACTGAAAAGCAACAGGATCGGGAAATCAGCCTAGCGCCAACGGCCGGCTACACCCGGCAGGGCGGCACCCAACGGGCGGAAGCCGGGTTGTACTTTACGACGACCCCGCTCACGCTCGGGGCCGTGTACCGGGGCCTGCCGCTACCCGGCGCAACGCGGCCGCAGCAGATCCTAACGGCTATTGCCGGGGTAAGCGTGGGCAGCTTTCGGCTAGGCTACAGCTACGACATGAGCCTCAGCCGGTTCAGCAACGATTTGGGTGGGACCCACGAAATTTCGCTGGCCCTACGAGAGTTCGATTCGCTGGAAGCGGCCTGGCGTCGGCTAAAACGCCGTAATTACCCGATAATTCCTTGCCCAGCCTTCTAAATTTTTGTATTATTGCAGCCGACTTGCCTTGTCTAAACGCTTTTCTAACAGGTAGTTTCAACTTGATCATGAATTTTTCCAAGTACCTGCGCTTTGCTGTAGTGGGAGCCTGCGCCCTGGCCGCCTGTAAAGGTGGTCCGCCCACGGCTACCAAACCCGGTAAGTACAGCTCCACGACGGGCATTGAGTACAATACCGAGGAAGGTATGAAGGTGTCTGACTACCAAGGCATCCCGGATGGCCCCGGTCTGGTGTTTATCGAAGGTGGCCGCACCGTGCTGGGGTCTGCCGAAGAGGACATTGCCATGACCCACGACAACATGGAGCGCACCGTCACGCTGGCTTCCTTCTATATGGATGAAGCCGAGGTGGCCAACATCCACTGGCTGGAGTACCTGCACTACGTGCGCAAGGACTCGTCGGAAGAATTCTACCAGTCGGCTTTGCCCGACACCACCGTGTGGGCCCGTGAGCTGTCGTTCAACGACCCCTACGTGGATTACTACCTGCGCTACCCCGGCTTCCGCTACTTCCCCGTGGTGGGCGTGAGCTGGTTGCAGGCCAACGACTATTGCACCTGGCGTACGGCTAAGGTAAACGAGCGTCTGGCCGGCGAGAGCGGCGGCGGTGACGACAGCGGCAGCAGCAGCGGCGGCGGACTGTTCGGCAGAAAGAAGAAGAAAGGCGACAGCGGCGACGCGGCAGAAGGCACGTCAGAAGACGGTGGCGGCACCAAGATTGCCATCGAGAACGGCAACACCTTGCCCAACTACCGCCTGCCTACCGAGGCAGAGTGGGAGTATGCAGCCCAAGCTCTCATCGGGACCCAGGAAACCGGCAACGAAAACCAGGAGAACAAGCGCATCTACCCGTGGGATGGTCGTCAGGTGCGGAACCCGTACGGCAAAGGCATGGGCCAGTTCCTGGCTAACTTCAAGCGTGGCCGTGGTGACTACGCCGGTATTGCTGGCTCGCTCAACGACGGCGCCATGATTACGGAGTACATCTACAACTACCCGCCTAACGACTACGGCCTGTACAACATGTCGGGCAACGTGAACGAGTGGGTGCAGGATATCTACCGCCCGCTCTCGTACGAAGACGTGGAAGATCTGAACCCCTTCCGTCGGAACGGCTTCCTTGACCCCACCGAGAAGTACGACAAGAAAGGCTACCAGTCGCTCATCGATGACCACGTACGCGTGTACAAAGGCGGTTCATGGCGCGATGTAGCCTACTGGCTCTCGCCCGGTACGCGTCGTTTCATGGCCGAAGACTCGGCTACCGCTACCATCGGTTTCCGTTGCGCCATGATCAACGCCGGCTCGAACAAATAAGCATCACGGATTCGTTCTTAATGCAGACAGCCCACTCAATCGAGTGGGCTGTTTTCGTTTTATGGCTTCCGTGGTAAAGACAAACCTGACAATATTTCGAAATGGCTGGCCGGCCAGCGTTATCCTAAAATTGGTGTAGGACGATATTAGTCGCCCCTGGTCAGTAGAACGAATCCGTGTAATCCGGAAAATCCGGCTACATCCGTGATTAGCGGTCGGCGGTGGCGATGGTGGCGATGCTGACTTCGCGGGCTCCGGCGGCGAGGAGCACGGCACAGCAGGCTTCGAGTGTGGCACCGGTGGTCAGTACGTCATCAACCACCAGAACACGCTGGCCGTGTACTAGATTCGGCTCGGCCACTTCGAATACGGTTTCCACGTTTTCCCAGCGTTCCATGCGGTTTTTGCGGGTCTGGGACTTAGTGTTCATAACGCGGTGCAGGGCGGCGGCGTGCCAGGGCAGCTGCAGGCCCTGCGCCAGGCCCTCAGCGAAGCTGTCGGCTTGGTTGTAGCCGCGCTGGGCCAGCTTGCGGGCGTGCAGCGGCACCGGCACAATGAGGTCAAAAGCAGCCTGCAGTCCGGCTTCCGTGAGCTCCTGCCCGTACCAGCGGCCCAGCACGCGGCCTACGTCCTGCTGGCCCTGGTACTTGAGTTGGTGGAGCAGGTGCTGCACCCGGCCGTGCTTTTGAAAGCGCAGGTAACTGAGCGTATGCTGTACGGGCAGCTTGCCCCAGAAACGGCGGGCCAGCGGGTTCTGGTCAGGGGGGAGGCGGTGATAGTCGGCATAGGGCAGCTGGGCGCGGCAGCCGGTGCAGAGGTGGTCTTCGCCCCGAGCCAACGGGTCGTGGCAGGCCAGACACACGCGTGGGAAAATGAGCCCGACGAAATCGGAGAGGATAGCGGGTAACGGCATCAGCAAAGAACGGATAGCGGGCGAATAGCGGGCACGGCGCGGGCCGTGGGAAACTTCTCCCTAATTTTAGGGTTTAAAGCCGACTTTCAAAAGCGCCCGTCCGGGTGCTGCTCACGCTTCAACTACGCCCATTTATATGAGCCTCGTTTCTGAATTCAACGATTACCGCCAGCGGATGAATGAAAAAATCCTGGCGGCCGATAACAAGGTCATCAAGCGGTTCTTCAACCTCGACACCAATACCTACCAGGAGGGGGCCCTCGACGTGAAAACCAAGGAGATTGTAGGCCTGGCCTGCTCCATGGTGCTGCGCTGCGACGACTGCATCAAGTATCACTTGGGCAAATGCTTTGAGGAAAAGCTCACCGACGAGGAAGTATACGAGGTGTTTGCCATTGCCAACCTCATCGGGGGCAGCATTGTGATTCCGCACTTCCGCCGGGCCGTGGAGTATTGGGAGGCCCTGAAGGAGGAGGCCGTAACGCCTGCCCCCGAGCATTCGCACGACGCGTAATGCTGGACCCGCAGGAAACCGAAGCCCAGTTTGAGCAGCGCTGGTGGGAATTGATGAACGAGTTGCGCGTCCGCTTCGGCAAAAAGCCCGACATCAACGCGCTACTGCTGCTTATTGGGGTGCAGGAGCTGGGGCAGGGAGCCGGGCCGTTCACCAAAGAGCAGAAGCAGGACCTGATGCATATTGCTACCTGTCGGTTGTTCAGCATTTCGGGATACTATGAGCTGGAACGGGTAGACGAGGAGGGTTGGCCCCACTACCGCCTGCTGCAGCAACTGCCCTTCAGCAATCTGAAGGAGCAGGAGCGGATGCTGAAATGGCACATGCTGGAATACTTCGACGAACAGGAACAGCTGTAAGTGAACATCATCTCCTATAACCTCAACGGGCTACGCTCAGCCCTCAGCAAAGGCCTGGCCGAATGGGTGCAGCAAACGCGGCCCGATGTGCTTTGCGTACAGGAAATCAAGGCCGGTCGGGAGGTGCTCGATGTGTCAGCACTGACGGAACTGGGCTACCACGCCTACCTGTATCCAGCCCAGAAGCCGGGGTATAGCGGTGTGGCCATCTTCTCGCTGGAAAAGCCTCAGGCCGTGACCGAAGGCTGCGGCCAGGGCTGCTACGACGACGAGGGGCGGGTGCTGCGCTTGGATTTCGAGCATTGCTCGGTACTGAATACCTACATGCCTTCCGGCACCAGTGGGCCGGAGCGGCAGGCGTTTAAGGTGGAGTGGCTGCGCTTTTTCCGGCGCTACGTGCAGGAGCTGCAGGCGGCCGGTGTGCCGCCGCTGGTTATTGCCGGGGATTTCAACTGCTGCCAAGCAGAAATTGACATTCGCAACGCCAAGACCAACCAGAATAGCCCCGGCTTCACCCCCGAGGAGCGGCAGTGGTTCAAGGACTTCCTGGCTGACGGCTTTACCGACTCGTTCCGTCACCACCACGGCCCTGTGCCCGACCGGTACTCGTGGTGGACGTACCGGGGTGGGGCTCGGGCCCGTAATGTAGGTTGGCGGCTGGATCATCTGCTGGTAGATAATGCCTTAGTGCCGCACATTCGCCACGCCGATTTACTGCACGACGTCGTGCATTCAGACCACTGCCCGGCTCAGCTGGAGCTACAGTTCTAGAGCACGCCGACAACAGAATTCCGTACCCAGAAAGAAGAACGCCATTCCGATTCTAACTCGGAATGGCGTTCTTCTTTCTGGGTACGGGCCGGTTAACTGGCCAAGAGCATTTCGGCTACTTCGCGGCCGGAAGCCAGGGCGGCGTTGAGAGAAGGGTAGGCGGCGTAGTCGCCGCAGCGGTAAAGGTGGTCCTGAATTTTGAGCGACTGGCGTACCGACTGTCCGGCCGGGTATTCAGGCAGGGCGTATGGAATGTCGTAGGTGCGCAGGTGTTGCCACTGGGCCGCCTCGGGGCCGAACCAGTCGGTTAGCTCCTGACGGAGCCGGGCGGTAAGGTCGGCTTCGGAGAGGCCATGCTCGCCGTGGGTGCTCACCGAAACAAGCCGATGGCCGGCCGGAGCATAGGCCGAGGCTACATCCGAGGGGAAAGCCACATTGTGGGCCAAGGCCGTGGAGGAGGCGTTGAGCCGCAGCAGCTTGTCGGCGCGGCCTTTGGCGGCGGGGGCGGCAAAGTACGTGCAGGTGGTGCGCCGCCAGGCCCGCGGTGGCGTGGACACCGGCGGCTCGGGCAGCAGGTGGGCAGCGGCTTCGCCATCCACGGCCAACACTACGGTAGATGCCCGGAGCGTTTCGCCGCTCTGAAGCTGGACGCTGGTGCCTTCCAGGGTCGCTACGGGCGTGTTCAGCCGCACGGTGCCGGTGGGCAGGCGGGCGGCCAGCTGCTCAGGAATCTGCTGCATGCCCAGGGCCGGCACTACGGCCTCGCCCTCCACAAACTGCTTGAACACGAACTCAAAGAAATTGGCCGCCGTGCTTAGGCCGCGGTCCAGGAATACGCCCCCAAAAAATGGCCGGAAGAAGTTTTGAATCATCTGCTCGCTCCAGCCATATTGGCGTAGGAAGGTAAGCGTGTCCACCTCGTTGGTGGAGTTGCGGCTCAGCAGCTGCTGGCTGGTAAACCGCCGCACGTGCTGCACCATGCTCACGATGCGCAGCTTATCGGGCAAAGAGCCAATGCGCGAGGTAAGGGCTGAAAAAGCCGCAGCGGGCTGCTGCAAGGGGTTCTGCAGGGTGGTTTGCTTGCCATCGGGAAGTCGGATGACGGCCCCGGAGCGGAAGGCCTTCAGGTGGAGCGCCCCGTAGTCGATGAGGCGCTCCACTTCGGGGTAGCGGGTAAGCAGTACCTGAAAGCCCCGGTCGAGGCGGAAGCCTTCGGGCGTCACATCGGTGCGCACACGCCCACCCACGGCGTCGGCGGCTTCCAGCACCAGCACGGGTCGGCCGGCGCGGTGCAGGTAGTTGGCGCAGGAAAGGCCCGCCATACCCGCACCGATGATAATAATGGGAAGTTGTGTAGAGTTGGCTGAAGTCATAGGTAGCGCAAACTGAAAAGCGACTTCGAAGGTTGGCTCGGGCAGCTAAAATAGTGGCTTACGTTTCTTCATCACCTTACGGGTTTTCATCGTCCAGTGCTCGGCCACGCCGGAACGTTGCAGGCTCACGCGCCATACGCCCATCGGCTGGCCTAGCTGGTAACCGGTGGCCTGGTCCTGGGGGTATTGCTTTTTGATCAGGGCATAATCGGCGACCGGAATATCCTGGCCTACTGTTCCGTGGCAGCGCAGACAGAGCTTATCCTGCAGCACCAAAGGGCGCTGGTACGTAAATAGCTCGTTACCGGGGCGGGACACGTGGCGGGTGGTGTCGGCGGGATTTTGCTCGGCGGCCGTGAGGGAAGCCTGGTGAGCCGGGTTGCGCGAGCGGTTGCTTACTCTGCTGAGGGAAGCCTGCAATACCTTCGCCAGCGAGTCGGTAGCGGGTAGGGTTTCGGGGCGGCAGTAGGGCAGGGCGGCGGCCACGCCGCCTTCCTGCAGCTTCTGGGCCAGCACTGTGCGCAGCTCCCGCTCGGCCGTGCGCGTGAGCGAGTCGCCGGCCCAGCGGGTGGCCCGTAGCAGGTCTTTGGGCATGATGCGCTTGACTTCCCAGTTTGCCGCCTCCACGGCCAGCTCCTTGGTGTTGCTGAGGTGTTCTACTTGGTCGGGCCGGCAGGCCGCCAGCAGGGGCAGAAGCAGGAGGGAGCGGAAGAGTGGGCGCATGGGTGGGAGGTATGGAGTGGAGAAATCACCTGTCATCCTGAGCAGAGCGAAGGATCTTGTCACGTTTGGTTTGCTTTCAAACAGTGCATTGCAGCGTGATAAGGTCCTTCGCTCTGCTCAGAATGACAGGGCGGGTAATGACCAGTAGCGTAACAGCCAACAACGCATTTACTCCCACAAATATGCCCGCAAGGCTTCGTATTCCGGCTCCAGTAAGGTACTTTGCTTGGGTCGGCTCATAAGGTCGACTAGTTCGGCGGGAAGGGGCACCGGCTGGCCGGTGGCGGCTTCCACGGCCTCAGGGAATTTCACCGGGTGGGCGGTTTCGAGGAACAGGCCGCGCTGGGCCGGGTGGTGGCGCAGATAATCTTCCAGCGCAAAGTAAGCCACGGCCCCGTGCGGGTCGAGTACGTAGCCGGTTTCTTGGGACACCCGGGCAATGGTGGCCGTGGTGTCGGCGTCCGACACGGTGTAGCCGCTCAGCAGCTTGCGCAGCACCGGGTACTGGTGCCCGAACAGCTCCAGCATGCGGCCGAAGTTGCTCGGGTCGCCCACGTCCATGGCGTTGGAGAGGGTGGCCACGGCCGGCTGGGCGGCATAGTGGCCCGACTGCAGGTAGCGGGGCACGGTGTTGTTCTGGTTGCAGGCCGCCACGAAGTGGGTCACCGGCAGCCCCGAGGCGTAGGCCAGCAGCCCGGCGCATAGGTTGCCGAAGTTGCCGCTGGGCACGGCCACCACCGGTGGCTGCGCGTGGGGCCACTGGGCCAGCGCCGCCACGTAGTAGACCTGCTGGGGCAGCCAGCGGGCCACGTTGATGGAGTTGGCCGAGGTAAGCTGCCGCCGCTGGCGCAACGCGTCGTCGCGGAAGGCCTGCTTCACCAGCCGCTGGCAGTCGTCGAAGTTACCGCGTACCTCCAGGGCCCGGATGTTCTGGCCCAGGGCCGTGAGCTGCTGCTCCTGCACCGGACTCACCCGGCCCTGCGGATACAGAATCACCACCTCCACGCCCGGCACTCCCAGAAACCCGCTGGCCACGGCCCCGCCGGTGTCGCCGGAGGTAGCCACCAGCACCGTAACGGGCCGGGTTTCGTGGCGGGAGAAGTAGCCCAGGCAGCGGCTCATGAACCGCGCCCCCACGTCCTTGAACGCCAGCGTGGGCCCGTGAAACAGCTCCAGCGCGCTGATGCGGTCCGTTACGGGCACCACGGGCAGCGGGAAATCCACAGTTTCGGCGCAGATGCGGGCCAGCTCCGGCTCCGCAATGGCGCTGCCCACGTAGGGTCGCAGCACAGTCAGGGCCAGCTCGGCCGGCGTCAGGTGGGGCAGCCGGGTCAGGAACTCGGCCGGGAAGCGCGGAATGGTTTCGGGGAAGTACAGGCCCCCGTCAGGGGCCTGCCCCGCCACGGCCGCCGTCCGAAAATCAACGGGCTCCGATTGGCGGTTGAGGCTATAGTAGTGCATGGCGGTTGAGTGGTGAAGGCCGATATAGAGACGCGACACTTCGCGTCTTCTCGTTGCTGATGTTGTTTGGTTGGTTGGTTGGTTGGTTGGCGCAAGTCCGGGTCGTTCAACGACGAGACGCGAAGTGTCGCGTCTCTACATCAGGCAGAATCCGGCAGCCGGTTGTGTTAATGGTCGTTTGGTACACATAGTAATCCAGGCCCAGCTGCTCGTAGGTAGTGCGCATTACCTTGGCCACGGCCTGGGCGGTGGCTTCGTGCTGGCTGAGCATGAACAGGGAGGGGCCCGAGCCGGAAATGCCGCCGCCCAGCGCCCCGGCGGCGCGGCTGCCGCTTTTCACTTGCTCAAACCCCGGAATCAGGATACTGCGCACGGGCTCCACAATCACGTCTTCCAGGGCCCGACCGATGAGGGCGTAATCGTGTTTGAGCAGACCGGCTACCAGCGCGCCCACGTTGCCCCACTGCCGCACAGCGTCGCGCAGGGGCACCTGCTGCTTGAGAATCTGGCGGGCGTCGGAGGTTTTTACCTCAATCTGGGGGTGCACTACCGTCACGAATAAGGGCGGGGCATCCAGTGGCACCACGTCGGGGGCGGGCGTGGTGGAGCGGATGAGCGTGACACCACCGTAGATGGCCGGGGCGATGTTGTCGGCGTGACGCACGCCGGAGGCCACTTCCTCCCCGTACATGGCAAACTCCACCAGCTCAGCCTGCGTGAATCGGTTACCAAGCAGGTGGTTCAGCCCCACCACGGCCCCCGCCGCGCTGGCCG containing:
- a CDS encoding homoserine kinase, translated to MSFNQFDSHNSTLNSNTVSLLAPATVANVVCGFDVLGFALHEPNDEMHLRLTDEPGVRIVNEDDFGLPTEPARNVAGAALLAMLRTAPEVAGVEVRIRKHIRPGSGIGSSAASAAGAVVGLNHLLGNRFTQAELVEFAMYGEEVASGVRHADNIAPAIYGGVTLIRSTTPAPDVVPLDAPPLFVTVVHPQIEVKTSDARQILKQQVPLRDAVRQWGNVGALVAGLLKHDYALIGRALEDVIVEPVRSILIPGFEQVKSGSRAAGALGGGISGSGPSLFMLSQHEATAQAVAKVMRTTYEQLGLDYYVYQTTINTTGCRILPDVETRHFASRR